A single region of the Manihot esculenta cultivar AM560-2 chromosome 12, M.esculenta_v8, whole genome shotgun sequence genome encodes:
- the LOC122725251 gene encoding uncharacterized protein LOC122725251, with translation MVVKSPTFQQHLIDLREVFEVLERYRMRLNPAKCAFFIRGGKFLGYMVCGKGIEPNPEKVEAILKMPEPTCVRDVQRLTGRVVALNRFMSRSAERCLPFFKKLRKFSNFEWTEDCQEAFKELKCYLSSPHVLSNPLEGEELLIYLSASEQVVSVVLVRVEGGEQKPVFYVSKVLKDAEIRYLNIEKITYALLLAVRKFRVYLESHQGVVMTDQPLKKILHRPETSAECSFNEKQAEPGETSSRASEGDRERQSPREFSWKLYVDGASSAGGNGAGIMLKGPEGFKFCYALRLEFKASNNVAEYEALINGMQIAKEVGATDLEINSNSQLVISQITGAYQARDQTMQNYLARVKAIEAKLKSQGIRVRYQRIPREKNEEANLLSRLSKEELEQLPDKVYIQYISTLAFDKADTIMEIKEKRNWMTSYLEYLERGKLPKDKAEAKKIAARAVNYQAVRGTLY, from the exons atggtggtaAAAAGCCCAACTTTTCAGCAACACTTGATAGACCTGAGGGAGGTGTTCGAGGTACTGGAGCGATACAGAATGAGGCTGAAtccagcaaaatgtgcttttTTCATCAGGGGTGGAAAGTTCCTGGGTTACATGGTGTGTGGAAAGGGTATCGAGCCCAATCCTGAGAAGGTAGAGGCCATATTGAAAATGCCTGAACCGACCTGTGTGAGGGACGTCCAAAGACTTACTGGAAGGGTAGTAGCGCTTAATCGTttcatgtcaaggtcggcagaaaggtgCCTGCCTTTCTTCAAGAAGTTGAGAAAATTTTCGAATTTCGAATGGACCGAGGACTGTCAagaagctttcaaagagctcaagtGCTATCTTAGCTCGCCACATGTACTTAGTAATCCGCTGGAAGGGGAAGAGCTCTTGATCTACTTATCAGCCTCGGAACAAGTTGTCAGTGTCGTACTGGTGAGAGTGGAaggaggagagcagaagccAGTATTCTATGTCAGCAAAGTGCTCAAAGACGCTGAGATAAGATATCTGAACATCGAAAAAATAACATATGCTCTATTGCTAGCAGTCAGAAAGTTCAGGGTTTACCtagaaagccaccaaggagtagtgatgacaGATCAGCCATTGAAGAAAATTCTCCACAGACCAGAAACCTCAG CGGAGTGCTCCTTCAATGAAAAACAAGCAGAACCTGGTGAGACATCCTCGAGAGCATCAGAAGGAGATAGAGAAAGGCAGTCCCCTCGAGAATTCAGCTGGAAGTTGTATGTGGACGGGGCATCCAGCGCTGGAGGCAACGGCGCGGGAATAATGCTGAAAGGACCTGAAGGGTTCAAATTTTGCTATGCTCTGCGTTTGGAGTTCAAGGCCTCCAACAATGtagcagaatatgaagccctaataaacgggATGCAGATCGCAAAGGAAGTAGGGGCAACTGACCTCGAGATAAATAGCAACTCCCAGTTAGTGATCAGCCAAATAACGGGGGCATATCAGGCAAGAGACCAGACCATGCAGAACTACTTGGCGAGGGTAAAGGCCATAGAGGCCAAGCTCAAAAGCCAAGGGATCAGGGTAAGataccaaagaatacctcgggagAAAAATGAAGAGGCAAACCTACTCAGTCGACTCTCTAAGGAAGAGCTGGAGCAGCTCCCAGACAAGGTATACATACAATACATTAGCACTCTTGCCTTTGACAAAGCAGATACTATAATGGAGATCAAGGAAAAACGAAACTGGATGACCTCATACCTCGAATATTTGGAGAGGGGAAAGCTCCCTAAAGATAAAGCTGAGGCAAAGAAAATTGCGGCTCGGGCTGTGAACTACCAAGCGGTGAGAGGAACCCTATACTGA